The following proteins are co-located in the Pyrobaculum calidifontis JCM 11548 genome:
- a CDS encoding MFS transporter, translating into MRLILAARALYALMWFYVAPVLPQMLKEFGVDASSAGLLPAMFIVGTGVMQIPASYLGGKLGFNKVAGAGMAIFGASSLLLSLSNSWWEALLLRALGGVGAGLFFSTAGALIVAYMPDAVATALGWYSASFNIGAFVGFYWGYVASLTGWRLALAIPGALAIVLGVLIFRGPPLKGASKFSWRAYSFGLASFPFWGSVYAANSLAATWAHLHRGVAESVAGALSSAAMASGFLGGFFGRLYDKTQKKLRFLTAAPLLAAGAYALTPFAPVYALFLLAFTYGAAFSAYITAIYATASKVSQDPSSALAVVNVTNMALGLHVSYIFSWLMAYSPALPWEFLAALAASSSLATYAVAQRTKFI; encoded by the coding sequence CCTCAAGCGCGGGGCTACTCCCGGCTATGTTCATCGTCGGGACAGGGGTTATGCAAATCCCGGCCAGCTACTTGGGGGGCAAGCTGGGGTTTAACAAGGTGGCAGGCGCGGGGATGGCCATCTTCGGCGCCTCTTCTCTCTTGCTCTCGCTGTCTAATTCGTGGTGGGAGGCCTTGTTGCTCAGGGCGTTGGGGGGCGTGGGGGCTGGCCTCTTTTTCTCAACTGCGGGGGCCCTAATTGTGGCGTATATGCCAGATGCCGTTGCGACGGCGCTGGGGTGGTACAGCGCGTCGTTCAACATAGGCGCCTTCGTTGGATTTTACTGGGGGTACGTGGCCTCGTTGACGGGTTGGCGCCTCGCGTTGGCTATCCCCGGCGCGTTGGCAATAGTCCTCGGCGTACTAATCTTCAGAGGGCCTCCTCTTAAGGGCGCGTCGAAGTTCAGCTGGAGGGCCTACTCCTTCGGTCTCGCCTCATTTCCCTTCTGGGGGTCGGTGTATGCCGCAAACAGTTTGGCCGCTACGTGGGCCCACCTCCACAGAGGGGTTGCAGAGAGCGTTGCAGGCGCCTTGTCCTCCGCGGCAATGGCCTCGGGGTTCTTAGGCGGATTCTTCGGCAGATTATACGACAAGACTCAGAAAAAACTGCGCTTTCTGACCGCGGCCCCCCTCCTTGCGGCAGGGGCTTACGCCCTAACCCCCTTTGCCCCAGTTTACGCGCTGTTTCTGCTCGCCTTTACATACGGCGCGGCCTTCTCCGCCTATATTACAGCCATATACGCAACTGCGTCAAAAGTTTCACAAGACCCCTCATCGGCTCTCGCGGTGGTAAATGTGACAAATATGGCGCTGGGCCTACATGTGAGCTATATCTTCTCCTGGCTAATGGCCTACTCCCCAGCGCTCCCCTGGGAATTTCTAGCCGCGTTGGCTGCCTCTTCTTCTCTGGCCACTTACGCTGTGGCGCAACGGACAAAGTTTATTTAG